CCCCTCTTGGAAAATCTGTTCTACTGCTTGGTTCAGATGCTATGGCTTCGACAGAATCGatgatcaaatatttttgtgttaaatcTTTGAATTGTAAGATTCTGCCGGAAAAATCCAAAGATTTAACACAAATGTTGTTTCATTGcaaccagggcctattatgtagaattaaatttgcaaaaattcccACAAAATTCTccacaaatttgcaaaatttttcaaaaaataacttCTACACACCTTCAAAGTCAAATTAATTGCTTTATTCACTTTAAATTGTACTAAAACAGACAAAAGAACGCAAAGACTTGCAAAATGTGCTGAAAATGAAGCGTAAATTtgtgcaaatttttgtgaatttctgtgaatttttgcaaattttgcaaattaattctacataattgGCCCTGATTGCAACGATAAAGAGTAGCCTTGTTCGtctatcaaaattttcgaaatgacAACAAGTTGTTGAAAGTCAAGGAAACGCAAAAAATGTTCATAGTTTCGAAGTAAAGAGAATCTCTAATATAATACAGGTCAGGTATACTTTCAATGACTACAACCTGGAAGTTTTCAATTAGCTATATCACGTTCTAGCAAAGAAATTTCGGTCAAGTCTACGTTTGAGGAATAGAACCGGGCTTTATGCTCGGCTATGCTTGCTGAATCGTACAATTGTACAGAAATGGGCTAGTTAAGCTCAGTCGAtgtctttcaaaattttaaggccaggttagGGCGTTATGCATTGCAAATGTTTACATTTCGCATGTAAGGCACTTTACCTGGCCTTATTGATGCCGCATTTGGTGTCATTTTAAATGTGTAGGCTTTGGGTTTAAACGTGTTTTTCGCCcttctttaaattttcaggATGTCTAAACATACCATGAGGGAGATCACACAGATCGTTGTTTTATTCacggctgtaaactttggggaggtcacgcagatcgctattttattacatttgagGGAACACACCTCTTTCGATGATTTTACATATGAGGCAAGTGAATTTCTGTATCAAATCCCCCTTTTATCGTCAACTatggtgtgtcacccgcgtatctgtaacTGTTTCATGTATCCGTATCTGCGTGACATCACTAAGTATGCAGCCTTGACATGAAGTCATGACGAACGTGTGCACTTTGTAAACTATTTAAATTAGAGCCGAGGCTGTACGAAGACGACAAATCGACCAAAATATATTCAGTCAAAGCAGTCGAAAGTCAAATCGTCGCCAAACATTTAGAAAAGTTGTGTCCGACATTTACTCAACGGTGAGGATTCGATTAGAATAAGAAGTTTCTGACTTATGAATCATTCTTAGGAGCATCGAATCCTTGATAGTTTCAATTCATCGATTTAATGTGAAATGGTTTTGATCTGTCActcaaattgaaatgaaaatttagctGAAAGTTATATTGAGCTTCCGCTACTCACTTATAgattaaaattgtttcttaAGTACCAAGGGCACGGGTGTTTAATGGTATTTTTAGTCTGAACGACTCTAAATTTGTTCATGACAACTTCGGCTTGAGGCTTGTCTGGTGGTAAGGTATAAACCAACGGACGAAAAGCGAAAGTCCTCCGATTTGAGcaagaaaacaacaacaaacgaaagagtcataacgaaaaatttgatataaaataAAGGCTTCCTTTGCATACAAACATTCTAAACAATTTAGCTGTTTCCATCGGTTTTCCTTGAAATACACATCGATAAAACGAATGGAGTTTTCTTTCTCGTTAACAACATCAAGCCCGAAGGGTGGTGCTTggttttacataattttttttttctttgatttttcgtttttgttttaaatataatttttcatctGGCTACATCGACAGTAAAGAACTTGATGTAAAGTAAAAGTATAAAATCTGAATAACTCAATGGATGTTAAACAAATCTCCAGCTGATGGTAGCGGCGCCAATCCACCGGTCACATCGGGCAGTTGCGTTAAGTCTGgtaaattttgcaaatgacTTCGTATTTCACGTTGTACGTCCTTCACTTTATTCAGTTTTGCATTGTATTCCTggcgaaagaaaaaaacaaagaaaaattacaaacaaaCTTAAAACAAAGTCACGGGCACTGTTTGGGTGATTCAAcgaatgaaacaattttgaaaaaatgagtCATCGAATTTGAGTTGAAGCAAGGCGTAAATGCCACAAAGCCTTAGAGTAAATAATGATGCCTTCGAGGACTTCCAGAAGTCCAACTCTAGACAAGTTCAAGTTTAAGCAAAGTGCACAACCCTTCAGAGGAGTTTTCAGTCTAAATAACGTCAAATGAATAGTACAGATCCTAACTATTTTGAACTTTCTAGAAGCTCTAACGGATTCCATTGTCTTGGAAGACACTCACGTCCTTTGAAATTAgtctaaattaaaatttcgtgTAGTTACCTGCAGCCTCTGTTCAGCTTGCGCTAGTAGATCCCGTTGCTCTGCCTGAAAATCCTTCAACATCGTCGTCAATTTCTTACGATCTTCCATCTCTGCACACAAACGGTTATTGTATTCGTGCAGAATTTTCGCCGCTTCGTTAACCTGAAACACATTGACCATTACGTTAAATGCTTTCTCCATATTTACTGTCCCGTTGTTGCAATTTCTACTGTACCTGTGCAGCCAGTTTTGCAGCTTGCTCTTTGTCTTCTAATTTACTGAGCATAGCAACTTCGGACACTTCTGGTGGAAGGTTAGCAATTTGTTCCCGGACGACAGCGTCACTTGACGCCGAATTCTCCAATTCAGTCAACGCTCTAATCAACTCCTCCGGCTCTGcaagacaaattaatttcgtgattggaatttcaattttgttactCAGTAAAATCTAATTACCTGGCGGATCACCTGCGTTCACTTGTGGACTAAGTATTACATGTGTTTCAACCGTACCATTCACTTCGACGGTTTCACTTTTCACTCTCTCCCGTTCACGACCCCATCCATCTTGTTTGCTAATTTTGTGCTGTTTTGCATCATCTTCGTGACGTTTCCGTTTCTCTGGTGGTTCGGTCTTGGGTGAATGGCTGCCATCGTCTTTATGTAATGCTTCCCGAAATCCTTGAACCAATTTCGCGTCGTACACCATTCGATCCTcccaaattttcaatattctgTCCAGACTGCTAATCGTTTTGTTGTCCGATCCACACGTCTCTCCGATGTGAAGGAACGCCTTTTGCAGCACCTTCTGAAATTCCTTGCCATATTCCGGTCCCTTCTTTTTACTATTCTGAATGACATCGTTGGCTAAGTACAtgaaagtcaattttttgccCTTTGGTGCTGTGGATAACGATAAAATTTGTTGCAGGTTATGTTATGTCAATATGAAAGAATTGAGGGACGCTATGTAATTAATATAAGACTTTGGTTCGACATACCTTTCCGCATTTCGTTGTACCATGACTTTGTTATATGGGAGTGATGTTTACGATGATGTATCAACCACAGGGACAGAGTCTGTATGCTTTGTTGGCTTGGATTTAAGTCAACaagttttttaattaatgCACTCTCAGTAAAAGCAGACATTTCGCGAATTCAAAAATGGTATCAAGGACCAGCAACAAATCGAATTCTTCTATTTTTGACTTGCGACAGTTTTATCACGTCAACTCGGTTCTAATGTTCAATGTTTTATGATGCGAGGCTCTAATGAGGAAAAAATGGATGTTTTGACATCTTTGACATTTGCATTTCTGTCAATCCTGTCAATATAAGGAAATATTCAACGGCTGCTCGGCCTACTAAATTGCTCTACTACATTTTGATTCCAGTGCtgtcgaacttttttttcagacTAAACGGAAAAAACACTGAAAGAGCTGATATCAATGTTATTTAAACAGATCAATTAAAgcataaaccaggtatggtctgttcatacaaaccacTCATGCGAgatgagtttgtttatatgaaatcgctatgtcctccaaggttctgaaagaacaggttaagacactttcgagttgatcacgaaggcgggttGATCAAAATATTCCTGTTGCGCCAACTAgggttggaaaattttatacgacgatttcaacttagcaaaaaaaaaaatttgttttcaagttgGCTTTTCAAACATAATAcatgtctgaattgtcaagatttgtgtttcacccgccttcgtaagtgtcgtaacctgttctttcagaaccttgatgtcctccgctacatacaaagtttgacattcgaccatgggacaagtgggttggcctgtagaggcgccacctttttttcatagtacttcattctctgcggcttattttaatgtgaaccaacttcactgctgtgacatttcatgggaatgaatcaatgtgaagttgtttcacaaaaaatagtacagtgagattgaagtactataaaaaaaatgtggcgcctctacaggccaaccgactaggcgaataccttgtgttgacgttgaTTGGAACAGATAGGATGTTATACAGAATATATACGGACACATAAAGTATGAAACACCCTGCTTCTGGGTGGATTTGAGTTAACTGTCAACCACTAATGTATTTAGAATACATttagaaatttagaaattttcataaactgctcataGTTTTCTCAGGGCTGGTCAAATTGATACAACCAACACTATAGGtctcttccatcgtacggtaaaaacgaattttgacaggccgaaaacaaccgaccatcatccacagaagcaaacataaccgcaaattaaattaaatttgttcgttaaaacttcaaagtgaggttgtgttgacttctctgtggatgacgattgacattttgaacggcctaGGAAGAAATCCAAAGCTAAtataacacattcgtggtcgttgtatgtttgttccaaggccatatgaattgtcaaatttcatccacagaaccataaccccaaaaatatttcttaattcttagtaaatcgcgtaggcgacgttgctcgatttgtatgaaatatcacgtaagcgacgttgttgtggatgaaattgtcgttgttcgggttgtcaaaggtcgtgtttacagttacttggaacatgGAACATTGCGGTCgtagatttttgaaaaagtattctggtggaaagatatcatcaaaagtaaactaaaatccagtatttaaaaaactcccaaatgtatgcttttcagcaaagcaccaGTGCctcttaagagcaatggactcTTTGCAAATTCGTAGCCTACAATAAggcgaaaaaatattcttttttttgatgatttctctgagcCAAAATCTTCTCtcttttttaaagtaaaaccAGCTCACAAAAATCTAtcacttttaaaggaaaatttggatttggtttgtgagtcataacTTACCCCTTTGGAGAAACCTGtgaaaattacataaatttacaaaatgttcaatggtttccaagtgggataagttatcacccacaaacaAACCAATTGTTCCTTTAAAATTAACACATGTTAAGGTGCTTTAAAGTTTCAGTGAATTGTGTTCATCCGAGGCAAGGCCGATGTTAACAATCACGCGACAACTACTTTTCTAAGCAGtcgaattttatggaaaatgtaaaattttgacagatcaccagatcgccattttattggTATAGATACCCAGTAACATATGACTTTTCATACAGTGGACTTCACCTACTAATTTTACGACAATCTCTACAAGCCGAAGCGCTGGAATATTCGgttcaatcaaattttgaattttaccaacTCACTTTTTGGGTTGATTTTACTCAATATTTCACCTTTCATAAGGAATGGGCGAGCTCTCTGAATCTCAAGCGAAGTCAActataaatgtaaaaaagtcgctgatttgttttattgtttgattactaatttattgatttgattGTTGTGCACATACAAGTACATAAAAATGACTTTCATGTTCAAAGATATCTTTCATTATCATGGCAGAGCAAAGTAACCGAGGCAGGAgtgcttgatttgactagggaccagAATTATCTTGTAGCGttatttttttgcgaataaatttttttcatgtgtcggggccgaaaatgagggagtttcgagatttttctcgggttttcgacctcttacatgaaaaattttttgagtatctgttttggacgtttgattttaggcactttcgcatgtagccctcacttcgttcgggctacaactcgcgaaattgcctaaaatcaaacgtccaaaacagatacacaaataactattaaatttatgtcagtgttgatttggtttttgatttttatacagtgtattaggtcccttatttgacgtttcgaaaatgaaccgttcctgcctggtttattttactctgccgtgttcaTAATCCACTGAAACTATCATTTaacaaaatgcaaaatcaTTTCTGCAATCCAAATGATGACACTTGCTCCGCAAACATACAAATACGCAACGAACATACCTTCCAAATTCTTTAAAGTGATAGGTTTACGATTATCATGCACTTTCGCCGGTCGTACAACGGCTGTCTTTGACCTTTTATCCCAGAAGTCTATCAGTCCAGCAGCATAAAAAATTCCGATTTTTTCGTTTACAACTTCCgtgaaataaaagtttttgcgCAGATAGGATACCATCGCGATGGTCATCAGATACTGCTTGCAGAAGATACTTTGCTTACGATTTTCTAGTGAATTTTTATACTCAATCAATGAAGCGGTATGCATCAGGCTGCccttgaaatttgtgtcagCAATTTTGTCCAGGATGTCGTCAAAATCGGAAAGAGTCACCACTTTTTtactaaaaatagaaattttagaattgtCATTTTATAACGTAAAGCCGGCCATAAGAACCGTTACATGAATGCAAGATTGCAAGAACCTCCTAAAACCGGAGAACGTCTTATATATTCATCTCgggcaaagcacctagcacaATAATAGCTATTTTGTGTCCCATTATTGGTTTTAATGGCATCAACCAAACCATGGTATAAAATAGATAATAATAGTATTAAATAGAGTCAATAGAGTAGTGTTTTGACACACCAAATATTCTACTACTATGCTAGGTGTATTGATGCATCAGATGCGAAAGTAATATGTGGCAACTTTAAGTGCGAAATACTGGGTTGGAGTTACCTAAAgggacaattattttttagtgTAAGTGTTTAATCTAGTAGAAGACAAAATATGAGTACAGTCACTAAGGAAATAAGTTTCATAACCCTCTACACAAAGCATATGTTTGgtcgaataaaatgtttggtgTATCAAAATACGACTACGTTTAATACCACATTAGTGCCATTAATTGTATCGATTACAATAGTGGTATGCACTAATGGTATTAACTGAGTGAGATGCCTATGTTACGGTAACATTGTTACCATACTATACCACTGATTGTTGAAcgatatttccatttttagacccgtacgaagtactggggtcttttatgcgtttacgcatttatccgtaacacgtcgaattggactccctgagtaagggagtaaggtctagagatgccaaatcagtgaaaaaaaaaatgtccgtctgtccgtctgtccgtctgcacgataacttgattaaaacgcatccgattttgaaaattcttttttttcttgtttggtaatgtcaaaagacaggctaagttcgaagatgagtgattttggatcgacccttcccgagctgtggcccaataagtgctttacggtttttcgaagatatctccggacattcaaacgttacacttgtaactgatacgtcaaataaaaggtatttacaataccgatcgacaaaaaaaaagtttatggaaatcggatgaccgactcgtgagttagaccccttggtgtgaaacaggcacagggcggcaagcagtttttgtttgtattgaccgtaccaatcaggaaaaaaaaagtttttgaaattatgttctccggagcgtgagctagttctcttggagtgagctcttatctggctactcggccgtacagtgaacgtggagtattttgtcaatatctcgagtaaattttgaccgaatttcatgaattttttttttgtttgaaaggtattaacgaatgtaaagcgtcggtaaaatttccggtctcctaacaaaatggctgccggtggccatattggattttaataaaagtgatatatcttgggaaaaatggtacttagagtgtttctgttaacatggaaataatttgttatgtgtgtggggtgtttcaggcattccatatatggacatctatatatatatctatattcacctatattgagctatatacaggcatatagagctatataatagcatattcatctgtgaaatgtttatttatagtgaaatatagttaaatatagcggtatatagctgtttaaataggaatttatgaaagttgacttcgtacgggactgtctatattgcctccggcaatttatttgtatatgctaacaaggcaaagaaagataatgtaagtgattttaaagggcgaatagcttttcagtagagaatgaagtaaaagaaatgaagagtttcacagtaaaggcttttgatacgaataggtgtttcgtacgggtcggcgttagctatgttttatatataaattggCGTATCCTGCACAGAATTGCGGTAttggaatttcattaaatacgttggaaatatttttaaacatattACAGAGCAAAAATAACCATACACATATGCGC
This genomic stretch from Bradysia coprophila strain Holo2 chromosome II, BU_Bcop_v1, whole genome shotgun sequence harbors:
- the LOC119072473 gene encoding regulation of nuclear pre-mRNA domain-containing protein 1B is translated as MSAFTESALIKKLVDLNPSQQSIQTLSLWLIHHRKHHSHITKSWYNEMRKAPKGKKLTFMYLANDVIQNSKKKGPEYGKEFQKVLQKAFLHIGETCGSDNKTISSLDRILKIWEDRMVYDAKLVQGFREALHKDDGSHSPKTEPPEKRKRHEDDAKQHKISKQDGWGRERERVKSETVEVNGTVETHVILSPQVNAGDPPEPEELIRALTELENSASSDAVVREQIANLPPEVSEVAMLSKLEDKEQAAKLAAQVNEAAKILHEYNNRLCAEMEDRKKLTTMLKDFQAEQRDLLAQAEQRLQEYNAKLNKVKDVQREIRSHLQNLPDLTQLPDVTGGLAPLPSAGDLFNIH